Proteins from one Rhodoflexus caldus genomic window:
- the cmr4 gene encoding type III-B CRISPR module RAMP protein Cmr4 has translation MYKNAKPLFLICETPLHVGSGSDLGIVDLPIQRERHTNFPKIEASSLKGALREAFESELVLSEKDDDKAKNNLIKINKAFGFDDGELGIDVKKRFSAKDHLKEAFKDNSQFSGALALTDARLLLFPVKSLYGVFAWITCPRVIKKFISDLGLTDLQFDFKEINGAMVANGSALFGQGQKMQLEEFVFSKVNPVTSDNEVNKLGIWLSKTLFNDDQSYWSEKIKTDIVVLDDNDFRDFVTLATEVITRTKINNETGTVQQSALFSEEYLPAESVMYSLVMFSDEFSDKEGKMTASQVEEFFGQLPSIVQIGGNATLGKGIVRTKFVNT, from the coding sequence ATGTACAAAAATGCCAAGCCTTTATTCCTCATCTGTGAAACGCCCCTGCACGTAGGCAGCGGCTCAGATTTAGGTATCGTAGATTTGCCTATCCAACGCGAAAGGCACACCAATTTCCCCAAGATAGAAGCCTCTTCGCTCAAAGGTGCGTTGAGAGAGGCTTTTGAGAGTGAATTAGTTTTGTCTGAAAAAGACGATGATAAAGCAAAAAATAACCTAATCAAAATTAACAAAGCTTTTGGCTTTGATGATGGAGAGTTAGGCATTGATGTAAAAAAACGTTTCTCTGCGAAAGACCATTTAAAAGAAGCATTCAAAGACAATTCCCAATTCTCAGGAGCATTAGCCCTGACCGATGCCCGCTTGTTGTTGTTTCCCGTCAAGTCTTTGTACGGCGTATTTGCGTGGATTACCTGTCCGAGAGTGATAAAGAAGTTTATTTCGGATTTGGGATTGACCGATTTGCAATTTGATTTCAAAGAAATTAACGGTGCAATGGTGGCTAATGGCTCTGCTCTTTTTGGCCAAGGGCAAAAGATGCAATTAGAAGAATTTGTTTTTTCAAAAGTGAATCCTGTTACTTCTGATAACGAAGTAAATAAGTTAGGTATTTGGCTTTCAAAAACCTTATTCAACGATGACCAAAGTTATTGGTCTGAAAAAATCAAAACCGACATCGTAGTCCTTGACGACAACGACTTCCGCGACTTCGTAACCCTTGCTACCGAAGTGATTACCCGCACCAAAATCAACAACGAAACAGGTACGGTACAGCAAAGTGCATTGTTCAGCGAAGAATATCTTCCCGCCGAGAGCGTTATGTACTCTTTGGTAATGTTTTCGGATGAGTTTTCAGATAAAGAAGGAAAGATGACGGCATCGCAGGTAGAAGAGTTTTTCGGACAATTACCGTCTATCGTACAAATCGGCGGAAACGCTACCTTAGGTAAAGGAATTGTGAGAACTAAATTTGTAAATACTTAA
- a CDS encoding nucleotidyl transferase AbiEii/AbiGii toxin family protein — protein sequence MKGLDNLLSDTEKVLRRLATMPLLQYFTFVGGSALAVYLGRRHSEDLNFFTWKNDLQATTIQNNLQNSGKFETIRIVNLSPQQADFVIDGVKVTFFANGWEELKNRNHLFDFLYIAELPVLAVMKVNTLFLRAKFRDYYDLYVLNKEHFSLKELFEMTTVKKKNLSKTLFQRALIFIDDIADENIQHLKPQQNVSLLQISKHFQTEIKYWNKLKS from the coding sequence ATGAAAGGATTAGACAATTTACTGTCTGATACCGAAAAAGTGCTGCGCCGGTTAGCCACTATGCCCTTACTGCAATATTTTACTTTTGTAGGCGGTTCGGCATTGGCGGTTTATTTGGGGCGTCGTCATAGCGAAGACCTTAATTTTTTTACTTGGAAAAACGATTTACAAGCCACGACTATACAAAACAATTTACAAAACAGCGGCAAATTTGAAACTATCAGAATCGTGAATTTATCACCGCAACAAGCCGATTTTGTGATAGATGGAGTAAAAGTGACTTTTTTTGCCAATGGTTGGGAGGAGCTTAAAAACAGAAATCATTTATTTGATTTTCTGTACATCGCCGAATTGCCTGTTTTGGCGGTGATGAAAGTGAATACCTTATTTTTGAGAGCAAAGTTTCGTGATTATTACGATTTATACGTGTTAAATAAAGAGCATTTTTCGCTCAAAGAATTGTTTGAAATGACTACCGTCAAAAAGAAAAACCTAAGCAAAACCCTTTTTCAAAGAGCTTTGATTTTCATAGACGACATAGCCGATGAGAACATACAACATTTGAAACCCCAACAAAATGTTTCCTTGTTGCAAATCTCAAAGCACTTTCAAACCGAAATCAAGTATTGGAATAAACTAAAATCTTAA
- a CDS encoding PDDEXK nuclease domain-containing protein has translation METLYQNIRLTILEARQKVVATVNVAMLEAYWLIGRYIVEDEQQGKNRAEYGKNLIKHLADKLSDEFGNAYSERNLLYCKQFYLTFPILNAVRSELSWTHYRTLLRVENEKAREFYIQESIANHWSTRALDRQIKSLYYERLLSSQNRDEVKAEMQEKTKDLQPETFLKDPYILEFLQLKDSKTYLESELEQALMDKLNEFLLELGKGFAFVGRQKRISTETKHFYIDLVFYNYILKCFVLIDLKVGELTHQDIGQMDMYVRLYEDKYKNADDNPTIGLILCTHKDQTIVKYSVLSESKQLFASKYVLYLPTENELIMELEREKLLIENESKHLKP, from the coding sequence ATGGAAACGCTCTATCAAAATATCCGCCTCACGATTTTGGAGGCAAGGCAGAAGGTAGTTGCTACGGTCAATGTGGCAATGTTGGAAGCCTATTGGCTGATAGGGCGGTACATAGTAGAAGACGAGCAGCAGGGAAAAAACAGAGCTGAGTATGGCAAAAACCTTATCAAACATCTTGCTGATAAACTTTCAGACGAATTTGGCAATGCTTACAGCGAACGTAATTTGCTTTACTGCAAACAGTTTTACCTCACTTTCCCGATTTTGAACGCAGTGCGTTCAGAATTAAGTTGGACGCATTATAGAACTTTGTTAAGAGTAGAAAACGAAAAAGCAAGAGAGTTTTATATCCAAGAAAGCATTGCCAACCATTGGAGTACAAGGGCTTTGGACAGGCAAATCAAGTCTTTGTATTACGAACGCCTGCTTTCGTCCCAAAACCGAGACGAAGTAAAGGCAGAAATGCAGGAAAAAACCAAAGACTTACAACCCGAAACATTTTTGAAAGACCCATACATTTTGGAGTTCTTGCAACTCAAAGACAGCAAAACCTACTTGGAAAGCGAATTAGAGCAGGCATTGATGGACAAACTCAATGAGTTTTTGTTGGAATTGGGTAAGGGCTTTGCCTTTGTGGGCAGGCAAAAACGCATCAGCACCGAAACCAAGCATTTTTATATTGATTTGGTCTTTTACAACTACATCTTGAAATGCTTTGTACTCATAGACCTCAAAGTAGGCGAACTCACTCACCAAGACATCGGGCAAATGGATATGTACGTCCGCTTGTATGAGGACAAATACAAAAACGCTGACGACAACCCAACCATTGGGCTAATTCTCTGCACACACAAAGACCAAACGATTGTAAAATATTCCGTTTTGAGCGAAAGCAAGCAGTTGTTTGCTTCCAAATACGTATTGTACTTGCCTACCGAAAATGAGTTGATTATGGAATTGGAAAGGGAGAAATTATTGATTGAAAACGAGAGCAAACATTTAAAACCATAA
- the cmr3 gene encoding type III-B CRISPR module-associated protein Cmr3, whose translation MIIRINPLDTFFFRDGKPFDMGDESWADSVFPPSPSVIYGALRTLFFAYNGKLDLTKQALDELTKDFKIKGIYLQIDGDVYLPVPKDVVKEKDTNTFAFLKLENKPTYSSCKTDKVLVANALSEGIEGLTNIANFTNILAKQHIGQLSVKEKGFLFKEPKVGIARNKASRATEEGRLYRVEMLRLQDGVKIVVLFENLELPEKYISKIGGEGKTFSYELENVAIPENGFIDYPQTIENNIFRVCLTTPALFKKGWLPNWIDENTLIGTFPESILKVKLLTTALGKPISLGGFDVKNAQPKEMNKYVPAGSVYYFEILEGTYQDAIQAFHFKSISECDTAKEGFGITYIGK comes from the coding sequence ATGATTATACGCATCAATCCTTTGGATACTTTCTTTTTTCGGGACGGAAAACCTTTTGATATGGGAGATGAGTCTTGGGCTGACAGTGTGTTTCCGCCCTCGCCTAGTGTGATTTATGGGGCGTTGAGGACTTTGTTTTTTGCATATAATGGCAAACTTGATTTGACAAAACAAGCATTAGACGAACTTACCAAAGACTTCAAGATAAAAGGTATTTACCTTCAAATAGACGGTGATGTTTATTTGCCTGTCCCGAAGGATGTGGTGAAAGAAAAAGACACCAACACATTTGCTTTTTTGAAGTTAGAAAACAAACCAACTTACAGTTCTTGCAAAACTGATAAGGTGCTCGTTGCCAATGCTTTATCAGAAGGAATAGAAGGATTGACAAATATAGCAAATTTTACAAATATTTTAGCAAAGCAACACATCGGACAACTTTCTGTGAAAGAGAAAGGATTTTTATTCAAAGAGCCTAAAGTAGGCATTGCACGAAACAAGGCAAGCAGAGCAACGGAAGAAGGGCGACTGTATAGGGTGGAAATGTTACGTTTGCAAGATGGTGTTAAGATTGTAGTTCTGTTTGAAAACTTAGAACTGCCCGAAAAATACATTTCAAAAATTGGCGGTGAGGGTAAGACCTTTTCTTATGAATTGGAAAATGTAGCAATTCCTGAAAATGGTTTTATTGACTACCCGCAAACAATAGAAAATAATATCTTTCGGGTATGTCTGACAACCCCCGCCCTTTTCAAAAAAGGTTGGCTGCCCAATTGGATTGACGAAAATACGCTCATAGGCACTTTTCCTGAAAGCATCTTAAAAGTAAAATTATTGACTACCGCTTTGGGCAAACCTATTTCATTAGGTGGCTTTGATGTAAAAAATGCACAACCCAAAGAAATGAATAAATATGTTCCTGCGGGTTCGGTGTATTATTTTGAAATTTTAGAGGGTACGTATCAAGATGCTATCCAAGCATTTCATTTTAAATCCATATCAGAATGTGATACCGCCAAAGAAGGTTTTGGCATAACTTATATCGGAAAATGA
- the cas10 gene encoding type III-B CRISPR-associated protein Cas10/Cmr2, producing the protein MTHLFLFTLTPVQSFISQARKTQDLWAGSKILSELTEAGINAFGAANIIFPNVSNNSKPNRFLGKIANCDDLKGLGEKVEKAVRDKFKALSENALKNAGKEHNKPSAFDTQIENHLEIFWVFEPIADDTNEAYKTAYQNIERNLGAIKNVRTFKQMPESGRKCSLDGERNALFFGQGTNSKFWTETKWNKQSGAVELGGTDEVKVAKGEGLSAVSLTKRFYGSGGFPSTAKIALMHDINKLENSKDEKDADAKIVFACYKKFFSDKDFDEQLLFEENLTQKYFENHGLEKYLDKLPNIIANHNKIKKYLKTNYYALLVFDGDKMGKMLSGELLQDQNADLQAYQNKISSLLGTYANWAKGYLDERNNNGQAVYAGGDDFLGFVNLHHLFAVLQELRQRFDTEVNQELQKVYPLQEDFTFSAGICIAHYKTPLNIVLKTAKAMEHKAKEDVAKGGGGRNAFAISVLKRSGESHETVLTWEQNVENLIRIKEITESLQNDFSANWIKNIQEEFRLIPNEKGMLELTHREMFKTEMKRLLSRSCNLTGEAKAKKVANLSGKADLLLASVDYHFHKFSELLNISKFINKELKNQ; encoded by the coding sequence CCCTTACCCCTGTCCAGAGTTTTATCTCGCAGGCACGCAAAACACAAGATTTGTGGGCGGGGAGCAAGATTTTGTCTGAATTGACAGAGGCAGGAATAAATGCTTTTGGAGCAGCAAACATCATTTTTCCAAACGTAAGTAATAATTCTAAGCCCAATCGTTTCTTGGGCAAAATTGCAAATTGTGATGACTTGAAAGGCTTAGGCGAAAAAGTGGAGAAAGCCGTAAGGGATAAGTTCAAAGCATTATCCGAAAATGCTTTGAAAAATGCAGGTAAAGAGCATAACAAACCAAGTGCTTTTGATACACAGATAGAAAACCACTTGGAAATCTTTTGGGTCTTTGAACCTATCGCTGACGATACAAACGAAGCCTACAAAACCGCCTATCAAAACATAGAAAGAAACTTAGGGGCTATCAAAAATGTACGAACTTTCAAGCAAATGCCCGAATCAGGCAGAAAATGCAGTTTGGACGGCGAAAGGAATGCTTTGTTTTTCGGACAAGGTACAAACAGCAAGTTTTGGACTGAAACAAAATGGAACAAACAAAGCGGTGCGGTAGAATTAGGCGGCACAGACGAGGTAAAAGTAGCCAAAGGCGAAGGATTAAGTGCCGTAAGCCTGACAAAGCGGTTTTATGGCAGTGGAGGTTTTCCTTCTACGGCTAAAATTGCTTTGATGCACGACATCAATAAATTGGAAAACAGTAAAGATGAAAAAGATGCTGATGCCAAAATAGTGTTTGCTTGCTATAAAAAATTTTTTAGCGACAAAGATTTTGATGAGCAACTGCTTTTTGAGGAAAATCTAACTCAAAAATATTTTGAAAATCACGGTTTGGAAAAATATTTAGACAAATTGCCCAACATCATTGCAAACCACAACAAAATAAAGAAGTATCTCAAAACGAACTACTACGCTTTGTTGGTTTTTGATGGCGATAAAATGGGCAAAATGCTTTCAGGCGAATTATTGCAAGACCAAAATGCCGATTTACAAGCCTACCAAAATAAAATTTCTTCTTTGTTGGGTACGTATGCAAATTGGGCAAAAGGGTATTTAGATGAGAGAAATAATAATGGGCAAGCCGTTTATGCAGGCGGTGATGACTTTTTGGGTTTCGTCAATTTACATCATTTGTTTGCTGTATTGCAAGAGTTAAGACAAAGGTTTGATACAGAGGTAAACCAAGAACTGCAAAAAGTTTATCCTTTACAAGAGGACTTTACTTTTTCCGCAGGCATTTGCATTGCCCACTACAAAACACCTTTGAATATTGTGCTGAAAACTGCCAAAGCAATGGAACATAAAGCCAAAGAAGATGTAGCAAAGGGAGGTGGTGGCAGAAATGCTTTTGCGATTTCGGTACTCAAACGTTCGGGGGAAAGCCACGAAACTGTATTGACATGGGAGCAAAATGTTGAAAACTTAATTCGTATCAAAGAGATTACGGAAAGTTTGCAAAATGATTTTTCGGCAAATTGGATAAAAAACATTCAAGAAGAATTTAGACTGATACCAAATGAAAAAGGCATGCTTGAATTGACACACCGAGAAATGTTTAAAACCGAAATGAAAAGGCTTTTGAGCAGAAGTTGCAACCTTACGGGAGAAGCAAAAGCCAAAAAAGTAGCAAACCTAAGCGGCAAAGCAGACTTGTTATTGGCAAGTGTAGATTATCACTTTCACAAGTTTTCGGAATTGCTCAACATTAGCAAATTCATCAACAAAGAACTTAAAAACCAATAA